In Anseongella ginsenosidimutans, one genomic interval encodes:
- a CDS encoding helix-turn-helix domain-containing protein produces MTTKFENMEEQDGFTVLENKTIGRNLALFRKLRDKKAMEVADYVGIGEAAYTKYERGESKITVDIIQKVAEYLAIDPLQIVSVSPNHFVENVSNSPFAIHGSVQTSNEELNRVMLRLMESVVSVNERLITLLEEKKPKKY; encoded by the coding sequence GTGACAACTAAGTTTGAAAATATGGAAGAGCAGGATGGATTTACCGTTTTGGAAAACAAGACCATTGGTCGTAACCTGGCCTTGTTCCGGAAGCTCCGGGATAAAAAAGCAATGGAAGTAGCGGATTACGTGGGAATCGGAGAAGCCGCCTATACGAAGTATGAGCGCGGAGAAAGCAAGATCACTGTAGACATTATTCAGAAAGTAGCCGAGTACCTGGCCATAGACCCTTTACAAATCGTTTCTGTTTCTCCGAATCATTTCGTGGAAAACGTTAGTAATTCACCCTTTGCTATTCACGGCAGCGTGCAGACATCGAATGAAGAACTTAACCGGGTAATGCTAAGGCTGATGGAAAGCGTGGTGTCGGTGAATGAGCGGTTAATTACCTTGCTGGAAGAAAAAAAACCGAAAAAGTATTGA
- a CDS encoding sensor histidine kinase, whose amino-acid sequence MILFLTGTFAFCLIAVGFILFYFKSVKKIYQKQLQLEKNRLEHQQELLKNAIRVEEQERRRFSRDLHDEAGALLAGIKLKMKLIQQDAGDPGRVRQLSLEAREMLGTTIQSVRNISHNLLPPSLETFGLFRCLEGFFRDLQASVETDFQYETDRERLPPEVELAMYRIVSELCNNTLKHANAGKITMHLQVEGNNLKAVYQDNGKGMDTGAARDPEVLASGLGFKNIESRIAMLSGTITLDSAPGKGMDVRIEISL is encoded by the coding sequence TTGATCCTTTTTTTAACGGGGACTTTCGCTTTTTGCCTGATAGCGGTAGGCTTTATCCTGTTCTATTTCAAGTCGGTAAAGAAAATATACCAGAAGCAGCTGCAGCTGGAAAAGAACCGGCTGGAACATCAGCAGGAGCTGCTGAAGAACGCGATCCGGGTGGAAGAACAGGAAAGGCGGCGATTTTCGCGAGATCTTCATGACGAGGCGGGAGCTTTACTGGCCGGCATAAAGCTAAAGATGAAGCTGATTCAGCAGGACGCCGGAGATCCCGGCAGAGTGCGGCAGCTTTCACTTGAAGCGCGGGAAATGCTTGGCACTACCATTCAGAGCGTCCGGAATATTTCGCATAACCTGCTCCCCCCTTCCCTGGAAACTTTCGGGCTGTTCCGCTGCCTGGAAGGATTTTTCCGGGATCTTCAGGCTTCCGTGGAAACAGACTTTCAGTACGAAACCGACCGGGAGCGCTTGCCGCCCGAAGTGGAACTGGCGATGTACCGTATTGTGTCCGAACTATGCAACAATACGTTGAAGCACGCAAATGCAGGCAAAATAACCATGCACTTGCAGGTGGAGGGGAATAATTTAAAAGCGGTTTACCAGGATAACGGCAAGGGCATGGATACGGGCGCGGCCCGGGATCCCGAAGTCCTTGCTTCCGGGTTAGGGTTTAAGAACATTGAAAGCAGGATTGCGATGTTAAGCGGAACCATTACTCTTGACTCGGCGCCGGGAAAAGGCATGGATGTACGCATTGAAATATCTTTATGA
- the purL gene encoding phosphoribosylformylglycinamidine synthase subunit PurL: MEDQLTTQETAQKLGLLPEEFEKIKEILGRTPNFNELSIYSVMWSEHCSYKNSITWLKMLPKDGPRMLAKAGEENAGMVDIGQGLACVFKIESHNHPSALEPYQGAATGVGGINRDIFTMGARPVAQLNSLRFGDPKLPRNQWLMRGVVKGIGDYGNAFGIPTVAGEVFFDECFTVNPLVNAMSVGVVENGKTASATSFGAGNPVYIVGSATGKDGIHGAAFASKDITEESAKDLPAVQVGDPFQEKLLLEATLEVIASGAVVGMQDMGAAGIICSNSEMSAKGEHGMDIHLDRVPMRQENMLPWEILLSESQERMLIVVEKGKEALVEKIFDKWDLNCAIIGEVTEGDRLRYFMHGELVANVPAESLVLGGGAPVYQRSFKEPAYYQENKSFRIDNVEEPRDLKAVIRHLTGHPNIASKRWVYNQYDSTIGTVNMTTNAPSDAGVTVLKGTEKALAMTVDCNSRYVWADPQEGCAIAVAEAARNIVCAGGEPVAVTNCLNFGNPYNPEVYWQFVEAIKGMSKACEKFQTPVTGGNVSFYNQSSDEGPVFPSPVIGMLGILDNRDTFTSLAFCQPGDLIYLVGESKNDIASSQYLYSWHGIKKSPAPFFDLEKEFEVQQVVKNLILENLVDSAHDVSDGGLYITLLESAMPRRLGFDISTDMSVRKDAFLFGESQSRVVVSVKPELQEQFLEFMSNFDVEFSLLGNVNDGDLIIDGESFGEIEEAKDLYDNALHHILETEA, translated from the coding sequence TTGGAAGATCAGTTAACCACCCAGGAGACCGCGCAGAAACTGGGCCTTTTACCCGAAGAATTCGAAAAAATTAAGGAGATCCTTGGCCGGACCCCGAATTTTAATGAACTGAGTATCTACTCGGTCATGTGGAGCGAACACTGCTCCTATAAAAACTCCATTACCTGGTTGAAAATGCTGCCGAAAGACGGGCCGCGTATGCTGGCTAAAGCCGGTGAAGAAAATGCCGGAATGGTGGATATCGGCCAGGGACTGGCTTGCGTTTTCAAAATTGAATCGCACAACCATCCTTCCGCGCTGGAGCCTTACCAGGGCGCCGCTACCGGGGTGGGAGGAATCAACCGCGATATTTTCACTATGGGAGCCCGGCCTGTCGCCCAGCTGAATTCGCTTCGTTTCGGGGATCCAAAGCTTCCCCGTAACCAATGGCTCATGCGGGGAGTGGTAAAGGGGATCGGTGATTACGGTAACGCTTTCGGGATCCCTACGGTAGCAGGTGAGGTGTTTTTTGACGAATGCTTCACGGTGAACCCATTGGTGAATGCCATGTCAGTAGGGGTGGTGGAAAATGGAAAAACTGCTTCCGCAACTTCCTTCGGAGCGGGCAACCCGGTTTATATCGTGGGATCAGCCACCGGAAAAGACGGGATTCACGGCGCCGCCTTCGCTTCCAAAGATATTACAGAAGAATCTGCCAAGGATCTTCCGGCGGTACAGGTTGGCGACCCTTTCCAGGAAAAACTATTGCTGGAAGCCACCCTGGAAGTGATTGCTTCAGGTGCGGTAGTAGGGATGCAGGACATGGGCGCGGCTGGTATCATTTGTTCCAATTCAGAGATGTCGGCCAAGGGCGAACACGGGATGGATATTCATCTTGACCGCGTTCCCATGCGGCAGGAAAATATGCTTCCCTGGGAGATCCTGCTGTCCGAATCGCAGGAACGGATGCTGATCGTTGTGGAAAAGGGAAAAGAAGCGTTGGTGGAAAAGATCTTCGATAAATGGGATCTCAACTGTGCCATCATCGGCGAAGTCACCGAGGGCGACCGCTTACGGTATTTTATGCACGGCGAACTGGTGGCCAATGTTCCGGCTGAATCCCTGGTGCTTGGAGGCGGGGCTCCCGTTTACCAGCGCTCCTTCAAGGAACCCGCTTATTACCAGGAAAATAAATCATTCAGAATAGATAACGTAGAGGAACCCCGTGACCTGAAGGCTGTGATTCGCCACCTGACCGGGCATCCTAATATTGCCTCTAAACGCTGGGTTTACAACCAGTACGATTCTACCATCGGCACCGTGAACATGACCACCAATGCTCCCAGCGATGCGGGGGTAACTGTATTGAAGGGCACGGAAAAGGCGCTGGCCATGACCGTCGACTGCAATTCCCGTTACGTATGGGCCGATCCGCAGGAAGGCTGCGCCATTGCAGTAGCCGAGGCTGCCAGGAATATTGTTTGCGCGGGTGGAGAGCCTGTTGCCGTTACCAATTGCCTGAATTTTGGCAATCCTTATAATCCGGAAGTCTATTGGCAGTTTGTGGAAGCCATCAAAGGTATGTCAAAAGCCTGCGAAAAGTTCCAGACGCCTGTTACCGGTGGAAATGTAAGCTTTTACAATCAATCCTCGGACGAGGGACCGGTATTCCCGAGCCCTGTTATTGGTATGCTGGGCATTCTGGATAACAGGGATACCTTCACTTCCCTGGCCTTTTGCCAGCCGGGCGACCTGATCTACCTGGTGGGGGAATCCAAAAATGATATTGCTTCATCCCAGTACCTTTATTCCTGGCATGGAATTAAAAAATCCCCGGCTCCCTTTTTCGACCTGGAAAAGGAATTCGAGGTGCAGCAGGTGGTAAAGAACCTGATCCTGGAAAACCTGGTTGATTCCGCCCACGACGTTTCAGATGGCGGGCTGTACATTACGCTGCTGGAGTCCGCGATGCCGCGCCGCCTTGGTTTTGATATCAGCACGGACATGAGCGTGCGCAAGGACGCTTTCCTTTTCGGGGAGTCCCAGAGCCGCGTTGTGGTATCGGTCAAGCCGGAACTCCAGGAACAATTCCTGGAGTTCATGTCCAACTTTGACGTGGAGTTTAGCCTCCTGGGCAATGTGAACGACGGCGACCTGATCATAGACGGGGAATCCTTCGGGGAGATTGAAGAAGCAAAAGATCTCTACGATAACGCTCTGCATCACATCCTGGAAACCGAAGCATAA
- a CDS encoding SDR family oxidoreductase, producing the protein MTNQKVVYITGASKGIGEGIAAFLLNKGYRVAISSRSMEAAAKTAQKLGNAENVLPLQSDVRSFTDEQKAVAAILEKWGQLDVLVANAGVGHYAPIGELSHEQWNAMIDTNLTGVFNSTKAALEAIIKAKGYIITIGSLAGANFFAGGTGYNASKFAIVGYSQALMLDLRQQDVKVTTIMPGSVASHFNNNEPSEKDAWKIQPEDIGELLSDLLEMHPRSLPSKVEIRPSKPPVKA; encoded by the coding sequence ATGACCAACCAAAAAGTAGTTTACATTACCGGCGCCAGCAAGGGGATCGGCGAGGGCATTGCCGCTTTCCTGTTAAACAAGGGATATCGTGTCGCTATCAGCAGCCGCAGTATGGAAGCCGCAGCGAAGACCGCTCAAAAGCTGGGAAACGCGGAAAACGTGCTTCCCCTGCAGTCAGACGTACGCAGTTTCACGGACGAACAAAAGGCGGTAGCTGCCATCCTTGAGAAATGGGGCCAGCTGGATGTGCTTGTGGCCAATGCAGGCGTAGGGCATTACGCTCCCATCGGCGAACTGAGCCATGAGCAATGGAACGCCATGATCGACACCAATCTTACCGGCGTCTTTAACAGCACCAAGGCGGCTTTGGAAGCTATTATCAAAGCAAAAGGATATATCATTACCATTGGAAGCCTGGCAGGAGCCAACTTCTTCGCCGGCGGAACGGGGTACAATGCCAGCAAGTTTGCAATCGTGGGATACAGCCAGGCCTTAATGCTTGACCTCCGGCAGCAGGATGTTAAAGTAACGACCATCATGCCGGGGTCGGTCGCTTCCCACTTCAATAACAACGAACCTTCCGAAAAAGACGCCTGGAAAATACAGCCGGAAGATATCGGCGAGTTGCTTTCCGACCTTTTAGAGATGCATCCCCGCAGCCTTCCGAGTAAGGTGGAGATCCGCCCCAGTAAACCTCCGGTAAAAGCTTAA
- the metE gene encoding 5-methyltetrahydropteroyltriglutamate--homocysteine S-methyltransferase gives MKTHLLGFPRIGAAREIKKACEQYWRGKITLPDLAEAGKRQKRYNWQLQQEAGIDLIPCNDFSLYDQVLDMVLITGAVPERYGALESLPETDLYFAMARGYQQNGLDVTAMEMTKWFDTNYHYIVPEFTAAQSFRLRPHKPLEEFLEAKELGIAAKPVLIGPVSFLLLGKEKEGGFHRLDLLDRLLPVYSELLQRLAEAGADWVQLDEPFLVTALDQHTKKAFQTAYTYLKEQVPALKLLLATYFEGLHENTSLACSLGIDALHIDLVRAPGQLKQVLNRLPASVILSAGIVDGRNIWKNDFARSLTLLSEAEQLKTEGRLWIAPSCSLLHVPFDLELESDTRTLPEAVKNWIAFAKQKVREVATIASLASRGDHAGNDPELLENRHCIEERRNSSLITNQHVQQALASVSVEMTIRNQPFRQRKQLQQEKLKLPLFPTTTIGSFPQTKEIRELRSRLNQGAISRQEYTAIIRAKTADLIRKQEEIGLDVLVHGEFERNDMVQYFGEQLEGFAFTQNGWVQSYGSRAVKPPLIFGDVSRPRPMTVEMAGFAMQQTSKPVKGMLTGPVTILQWSFVRDDQPREETAFQIALAIRKEVLDLERSGVPLIQIDEPALREGLPLRREQWKSYLDWAVNAFRLASSGVDASTQVHTHMCYSEFNDIIEAIGKMDADVITIETSRSQMELLEAFAGFAYPNEIGPGIYDIHSPRIPAEKEMEALMDKALDVIPAEQLWVNPDCGLKTRDWPETEAALRNMVSAARKLRARYASVSRM, from the coding sequence ATGAAAACCCATCTTTTAGGATTCCCCCGCATTGGGGCGGCACGTGAGATCAAGAAAGCCTGCGAGCAATACTGGCGCGGAAAAATTACGCTTCCGGATCTTGCGGAAGCAGGTAAAAGGCAAAAACGTTACAATTGGCAGCTGCAGCAGGAAGCCGGGATTGACCTTATTCCCTGCAATGACTTTTCCCTCTACGACCAGGTGCTGGACATGGTGCTTATTACAGGCGCTGTCCCGGAACGTTATGGCGCGCTTGAGTCCCTGCCGGAGACGGATCTTTATTTTGCCATGGCCCGCGGATACCAGCAAAACGGACTGGATGTTACCGCCATGGAAATGACCAAATGGTTTGACACCAATTACCATTACATTGTACCTGAATTTACCGCGGCTCAGTCATTCCGCCTGCGCCCGCACAAACCCCTGGAGGAATTCCTTGAGGCAAAGGAACTGGGCATTGCCGCAAAGCCCGTACTGATCGGGCCGGTATCCTTTCTGTTGCTGGGAAAAGAGAAAGAAGGCGGCTTCCACCGGCTCGACCTGCTGGACAGGCTATTGCCGGTTTATAGCGAACTCCTGCAACGTCTTGCTGAAGCCGGAGCGGATTGGGTGCAGCTGGATGAGCCTTTCCTGGTGACCGCCCTGGACCAACACACAAAGAAGGCCTTCCAAACCGCATACACGTATCTGAAAGAGCAGGTGCCGGCGCTGAAACTCCTCCTGGCTACCTATTTCGAAGGCTTGCATGAAAACACGAGCCTCGCCTGCTCCCTGGGCATTGACGCCTTGCACATAGACCTGGTGAGAGCCCCCGGGCAATTAAAACAGGTGCTTAACAGGCTTCCGGCTTCGGTGATCCTTTCCGCCGGCATTGTAGATGGAAGGAATATCTGGAAAAATGACTTTGCCCGTTCTTTAACACTGCTTTCTGAAGCGGAACAGCTAAAAACGGAAGGCCGGCTCTGGATCGCGCCCTCCTGTTCCCTGCTGCATGTACCCTTCGACCTGGAACTGGAAAGTGATACCCGCACCCTTCCTGAAGCGGTTAAGAATTGGATCGCGTTTGCTAAACAAAAGGTACGGGAAGTAGCAACCATCGCAAGCCTTGCTTCACGCGGAGATCATGCCGGAAACGACCCTGAACTCCTTGAAAACAGGCATTGCATAGAAGAGCGCCGTAATTCCTCCCTGATCACTAATCAGCATGTTCAGCAGGCGCTTGCTTCCGTGAGCGTGGAAATGACCATCCGTAACCAGCCATTCAGGCAACGGAAACAATTACAGCAGGAGAAACTGAAACTGCCCTTATTTCCCACTACGACTATTGGATCCTTCCCCCAGACTAAAGAAATCCGGGAACTGCGCAGCCGTCTTAACCAGGGCGCGATAAGCCGGCAGGAATATACCGCGATTATCAGGGCAAAGACCGCGGACCTGATCCGGAAACAGGAAGAGATCGGACTTGACGTGCTTGTTCACGGCGAGTTTGAGCGCAATGATATGGTACAATATTTCGGGGAACAACTGGAAGGCTTTGCTTTTACGCAAAACGGCTGGGTGCAAAGTTACGGTTCCCGGGCAGTAAAACCGCCGCTTATATTCGGAGATGTCAGCCGTCCCCGCCCTATGACAGTAGAGATGGCCGGCTTTGCCATGCAGCAAACATCCAAACCGGTTAAAGGCATGCTCACCGGGCCTGTTACCATCCTGCAATGGTCATTCGTCAGGGACGATCAGCCCCGGGAAGAAACTGCCTTCCAGATCGCGCTTGCTATCCGGAAAGAAGTACTGGACCTGGAACGAAGCGGCGTCCCCCTGATCCAGATTGACGAACCAGCCCTTCGCGAAGGACTGCCGTTAAGAAGAGAACAATGGAAATCCTATCTGGACTGGGCTGTGAACGCTTTCCGGCTTGCCTCCTCTGGAGTGGATGCCAGCACCCAGGTACACACGCATATGTGTTATTCTGAATTCAATGATATCATAGAAGCGATCGGGAAAATGGATGCGGATGTAATCACCATAGAAACTTCCCGCTCCCAGATGGAGCTTCTCGAGGCCTTTGCCGGTTTCGCCTATCCGAATGAAATAGGGCCCGGTATTTATGACATTCATTCTCCACGCATCCCTGCTGAAAAGGAGATGGAAGCCTTGATGGACAAGGCGCTGGACGTTATACCTGCGGAACAGCTCTGGGTGAATCCTGACTGCGGACTGAAAACCCGGGACTGGCCTGAAACAGAAGCCGCCTTACGCAATATGGTCTCCGCTGCCAGGAAGCTCAGGGCTCGTTATGCTTCGGTTTCCAGGATGTGA
- a CDS encoding S66 peptidase family protein, whose product MDKRAFLRTLGGGIMLSPFLPGSGPLNALPADLSGTALQGAVTGNSSEAAQTYPPAILGISGMPEKIFPPALKKGDTIGVISPSATLFEEMPFQFAREVIQALGFKVKMGEHVNDRYGHLAGSDKERAGDLNKMFADPEVKGIICLRGGSGAARILPLVDYESIRARPKVFMGYSDITALHMAIYTQTGLVTFHGPMASSAWPGYNAAQFRSLFLDGALPAWKNPQSKGDDLIIRQNRTRTIQSGQASGELLGGNLSVLTGIAGSKYFPDFSGKIMFLEEVGEQLYRVDRMMSQLQLCGALENLAGFIFGQCTECNPGEGYGSLTLDEILDHYIRPLDIPAYSGALIGHISRQFILPVGGSVRMDAGQGSFTLLEPVFS is encoded by the coding sequence ATGGACAAACGCGCTTTTTTAAGAACACTCGGCGGAGGAATAATGCTCTCACCCTTCCTGCCAGGCAGCGGACCGCTGAACGCCTTACCCGCGGATCTTAGCGGAACAGCCTTGCAGGGCGCAGTTACAGGAAACTCTTCCGAAGCGGCGCAAACGTATCCCCCAGCGATCTTAGGTATTAGCGGGATGCCGGAGAAGATTTTCCCGCCCGCCCTTAAAAAAGGCGATACCATCGGAGTCATCAGCCCTTCCGCGACCTTATTTGAAGAAATGCCCTTTCAGTTCGCGCGTGAAGTGATACAAGCGCTGGGATTTAAGGTGAAAATGGGTGAACATGTAAATGACCGCTACGGACATCTGGCCGGCTCGGATAAAGAACGCGCCGGAGACCTGAACAAGATGTTCGCCGATCCCGAAGTCAAGGGCATTATCTGCCTTCGCGGTGGCTCCGGCGCCGCCCGCATCCTGCCCCTGGTAGATTACGAATCCATACGGGCGCGTCCCAAAGTATTTATGGGCTACAGCGATATCACCGCCCTGCATATGGCCATCTACACGCAAACCGGCCTCGTCACCTTTCACGGCCCCATGGCAAGCAGCGCGTGGCCCGGTTACAATGCCGCGCAATTCCGTTCGTTATTCCTTGACGGCGCGCTGCCGGCCTGGAAAAACCCGCAAAGTAAAGGCGATGATCTCATTATCCGGCAAAACCGGACCCGCACCATTCAAAGCGGACAGGCCAGCGGAGAACTGCTGGGCGGAAACCTTTCGGTACTTACCGGCATAGCTGGTTCAAAGTACTTTCCCGATTTTTCCGGCAAGATCATGTTCCTGGAAGAAGTCGGCGAACAATTATACCGGGTAGACCGCATGATGAGCCAGCTGCAGTTATGCGGCGCCCTGGAGAACCTGGCGGGCTTTATTTTCGGCCAGTGTACCGAATGTAACCCCGGCGAAGGCTATGGCTCCCTTACCCTCGACGAAATCCTTGACCATTACATCCGGCCTCTTGACATCCCGGCCTATTCCGGCGCCCTGATTGGCCATATAAGCCGGCAATTCATTCTTCCGGTTGGCGGCAGTGTGCGCATGGACGCCGGCCAGGGCTCATTTACTTTACTGGAACCTGTTTTCAGCTGA
- a CDS encoding trans-sulfuration enzyme family protein yields the protein MKIDTLAIHAGSDPADASAGPVIPPLQLSTTFRRDEEGNFSSGYMYTRHGNPTRTALEKCLAALEGGEDAACFSSGSAAAMAVFQALEPGDHVIVPEDMYMGIQNMIREVMTRWQLEFSFVNFDRIRDYLKPRTRLIWIETPSNPLMKVTDIRAVTALAAEKGITTVCDNTFATPVFQRPLELGADLVMHSSTKYMGGHSDVLGGAIICRQRGDFFDRIRQVQTLGGGVLSPFDCYLTLRGIKTLACRMRVHDANAMQLAGWLAAHPQVEKVFHPGLPHHPGHETARSQMSGYGGMLSFLVRGGRAEAMKLINNCRLFTHATSLGGVESLIEHRASQEGPGSLSPENLLRVSTGIENIDDLIEDLERGFHN from the coding sequence ATGAAAATAGATACGCTTGCTATTCACGCCGGAAGCGATCCTGCGGATGCTTCGGCCGGCCCGGTCATTCCGCCTCTTCAGTTATCCACTACCTTCCGCCGGGATGAGGAAGGCAACTTTTCCAGCGGCTACATGTATACCCGGCACGGCAATCCTACGCGGACAGCGCTTGAAAAATGCCTGGCGGCACTGGAAGGCGGGGAAGACGCCGCTTGCTTTTCTTCCGGCTCAGCAGCTGCCATGGCGGTATTCCAGGCCCTGGAACCCGGTGACCATGTGATTGTCCCCGAGGATATGTATATGGGCATTCAGAATATGATCCGCGAAGTAATGACGCGCTGGCAGCTGGAATTTTCCTTTGTAAATTTTGACCGTATAAGGGATTACCTGAAGCCCCGTACCCGGCTGATCTGGATAGAAACTCCTTCCAATCCGCTGATGAAAGTGACCGATATCCGGGCGGTAACCGCGCTGGCAGCTGAAAAGGGAATTACTACCGTGTGCGACAATACCTTTGCCACACCAGTATTCCAGCGTCCCCTGGAGCTGGGAGCCGACCTGGTCATGCATTCGTCTACCAAGTATATGGGCGGGCATAGTGATGTTTTGGGCGGCGCCATTATCTGCCGTCAGCGCGGTGATTTCTTTGACAGGATCAGGCAGGTGCAAACCCTTGGAGGCGGCGTACTTTCGCCTTTTGACTGTTACCTTACCCTAAGGGGTATTAAAACGCTCGCCTGCCGCATGCGGGTTCACGATGCCAACGCCATGCAGCTCGCGGGCTGGCTCGCCGCCCATCCGCAGGTAGAAAAAGTATTTCACCCCGGACTTCCGCACCATCCCGGGCATGAAACAGCCCGCTCGCAAATGAGCGGCTATGGAGGCATGCTCTCCTTTCTTGTCAGGGGAGGCCGGGCGGAAGCAATGAAGCTGATAAATAACTGCCGCCTTTTTACCCATGCCACCAGCCTGGGCGGTGTGGAAAGCCTGATAGAACACCGCGCTTCCCAGGAAGGGCCGGGAAGCCTGTCTCCTGAAAACCTCCTGAGGGTATCCACAGGGATAGAAAACATTGACGATCTTATCGAAGACCTGGAACGGGGCTTTCATAATTAG
- a CDS encoding thioredoxin domain-containing protein encodes MAKFTNSLINESSPYLLQHAHNPVNWYAWGPEALEKAKREDKLLLVSIGYSSCHWCHVMEHESFEDEEIAQIMNERYVCVKVDREERPDIDQVYMNAVQLMTGQGGWPLNCFTLPDQRPVYGGTYFRPEDWKSLLMNLDDFFRKKRTEAEAYAGKLTAGIRQSEQVLLVETEKEFSSQDLREIYEPWLQYFDFREGGHARAPKFPLPNNFLFLLRYAYHSGEASAEKILQLTLDKMCRGGIYDQLGGGFSRYSVDAQWHVPHFEKMLYDNGQLVSLYSEGFTYSRSELYRQTVYETLEFIEREMTSPEGGFYSALDADSEGVEGKFYCWTKEEIEKARLDQQPGAGQGKTRTVPGTEVETGTEAGTGVGTESGTAGRTGTGNDGVPGNEAVFCTYYNITREGNWEGTNILRRLHSDGEIARQYGISPVELGNIVSEGKKKLMQLRQQRVRPGLDDKILASWNGIMLKGYLDAYRAFGEERFMIRALKNAQFLKSNLFRGDDELFRSFKDGKVAISGFLDDYAFVSDAFIALYEATFDEQWLQLARGLAERALQDFYNAESGMFFYTSVRGEPLIDRKYELMDNVIPSSNSTMANVLHRLGLIFDEPRYLRISRQMLRNVMEPMKGYGSAYSNWAILLQHQVAGMYEVAITGPEAIGKRKELDKSYIPNKILLGGEKGTLPLLDGKFTRQTMIYVCRNKTCQLPVSEAGKALDQMRSQG; translated from the coding sequence ATGGCAAAATTTACAAATTCACTAATCAATGAAAGCAGCCCGTACCTGCTGCAGCACGCTCATAATCCCGTAAATTGGTATGCCTGGGGGCCGGAGGCGCTTGAAAAGGCAAAAAGGGAGGATAAGCTTCTGCTGGTCAGTATTGGCTATTCTTCCTGCCATTGGTGCCATGTCATGGAACATGAAAGTTTCGAGGATGAGGAGATCGCGCAAATCATGAATGAACGATATGTGTGTGTCAAAGTAGACAGGGAGGAGCGGCCGGATATCGACCAAGTATACATGAACGCCGTACAGTTGATGACCGGGCAGGGAGGATGGCCGCTGAATTGCTTTACTTTGCCCGATCAGCGGCCGGTTTACGGAGGGACGTATTTCCGCCCGGAAGACTGGAAGAGCCTCCTCATGAACCTGGATGATTTTTTCAGGAAGAAACGGACCGAAGCGGAAGCGTATGCAGGCAAGTTAACAGCCGGCATCCGGCAGTCAGAGCAGGTGCTACTGGTTGAAACAGAAAAGGAGTTCAGCTCACAGGACCTCCGGGAGATTTATGAACCCTGGCTGCAATACTTTGATTTCCGGGAAGGCGGCCATGCACGGGCTCCGAAATTTCCGCTTCCAAATAATTTCCTGTTCCTGCTAAGATATGCTTATCACTCCGGCGAAGCTTCGGCTGAAAAAATCCTGCAGCTTACCCTTGACAAAATGTGCCGCGGAGGTATCTATGATCAGCTGGGCGGCGGCTTCTCCCGTTATTCAGTGGATGCACAATGGCACGTGCCGCATTTTGAAAAGATGCTCTACGATAACGGCCAGCTTGTGAGTTTGTATTCCGAAGGTTTTACTTATTCACGGTCAGAACTTTACAGGCAAACGGTTTATGAAACACTTGAATTTATCGAACGCGAAATGACATCTCCGGAAGGAGGGTTTTATTCCGCCCTGGACGCCGACAGTGAAGGTGTGGAAGGCAAGTTTTATTGCTGGACGAAGGAAGAAATTGAAAAAGCCAGGCTGGATCAGCAGCCGGGGGCCGGTCAGGGCAAAACCAGAACAGTACCCGGAACCGAAGTCGAAACCGGAACCGAGGCCGGAACAGGAGTTGGAACCGAATCCGGAACCGCGGGCAGAACCGGAACCGGTAACGATGGCGTACCCGGAAACGAAGCGGTGTTCTGTACGTATTATAATATTACGCGGGAAGGTAACTGGGAAGGTACCAATATATTAAGGCGCCTTCATTCAGACGGGGAAATTGCCCGGCAGTACGGTATTTCCCCAGTGGAGCTGGGAAATATAGTTTCGGAGGGAAAGAAAAAGCTGATGCAGCTCAGGCAGCAGCGGGTGCGTCCCGGCCTCGACGATAAAATCCTGGCTTCCTGGAACGGCATCATGCTCAAAGGTTACCTGGACGCTTACCGGGCATTTGGGGAAGAGCGTTTCATGATAAGGGCATTGAAGAACGCTCAATTTTTAAAGAGTAACCTGTTCCGGGGGGATGATGAGCTGTTCAGGAGCTTTAAAGATGGTAAGGTTGCGATCAGCGGTTTCCTGGATGACTATGCTTTTGTATCGGACGCCTTTATCGCGCTTTACGAAGCAACCTTTGATGAGCAATGGCTGCAGCTGGCCCGCGGCCTGGCGGAGCGGGCCCTTCAGGATTTTTATAACGCCGAAAGCGGAATGTTCTTTTACACTTCTGTCCGGGGCGAGCCCCTCATCGACCGGAAGTACGAGCTGATGGACAACGTCATCCCTTCTTCGAATTCCACGATGGCGAATGTGCTGCATCGCCTGGGGCTGATCTTTGATGAGCCGCGTTACCTCCGGATAAGCCGGCAAATGCTCCGGAATGTAATGGAACCGATGAAAGGATATGGCTCGGCTTATTCTAATTGGGCCATCTTACTGCAGCATCAGGTAGCCGGAATGTATGAAGTGGCCATAACAGGCCCTGAGGCGATAGGAAAGCGAAAAGAGCTGGACAAATCCTATATTCCGAATAAGATCCTTCTTGGGGGCGAAAAGGGTACGCTGCCTTTGCTGGACGGTAAATTTACCAGGCAAACGATGATTTATGTTTGCCGGAATAAAACCTGCCAGCTTCCGGTATCCGAAGCGGGTAAAGCCCTGGACCAAATGCGCTCACAGGGATAA